From a single Lewinella sp. LCG006 genomic region:
- a CDS encoding IS256 family transposase — translation MSKKTKKEETLSDFDFESYRQQVIAGLIQGKGLTGEDGLLKPLIANFLEGALAAELEDHIQGEKAQGLTNKRNGQLSKEVRSEAGPVEIHYSRDRNGSFEPLTVKKRQYELGLGFDNQILELYSMSNSISDIRLHLERMYGAQMSDSRISSVINSTWERVEAWRNSPLPALLVVMFIDAIYLDVRRDGQVSRIALYVVYGITVEGKREIIALIPGQGAESATEWARCLQQLKNRGLEDVLYICSDGLTGLREVIAETFPLANIQRCVVHKIRNTFKLLDEKDSRQVLRQLKEVYNAVNEAEARRKLEDFQVFWQGKYDLVVDLWLKDWDDLMRCMQLSPTLKKLIYTTNAIENLNREIRRVTKAKGAWVSERALLIQLFLALERKKNSWNKSVRTWSAIRRELTLAHGDRFTKHIS, via the coding sequence ATGTCAAAGAAAACCAAAAAAGAAGAGACTCTGTCGGATTTCGATTTTGAGTCATATCGCCAGCAAGTTATTGCGGGCCTAATTCAAGGTAAGGGATTAACAGGAGAAGACGGTCTTCTCAAGCCTTTGATTGCTAACTTTTTGGAAGGAGCTTTAGCGGCAGAACTAGAAGACCACATCCAAGGGGAAAAAGCCCAAGGTTTAACCAATAAGCGCAATGGGCAGCTATCTAAGGAAGTTCGCTCCGAGGCTGGCCCTGTTGAGATTCACTACAGCCGTGATCGTAACGGTAGTTTCGAGCCCTTGACGGTCAAGAAGCGGCAATATGAACTAGGCTTAGGTTTTGACAACCAGATTCTGGAGCTGTACTCAATGAGTAACTCAATCAGTGACATTCGGTTGCACTTAGAGCGTATGTACGGGGCTCAGATGAGCGACAGTCGTATTTCGTCTGTAATCAACAGCACTTGGGAGCGAGTAGAAGCTTGGCGAAACAGTCCCTTACCTGCGCTGTTGGTAGTGATGTTCATTGATGCGATCTATTTGGATGTACGTCGTGATGGACAGGTCAGCCGTATTGCCCTTTATGTTGTATACGGGATTACGGTGGAAGGAAAACGCGAGATCATTGCTTTGATTCCTGGTCAAGGAGCCGAAAGTGCTACAGAGTGGGCACGTTGTTTACAGCAGCTTAAAAATCGCGGTCTAGAGGATGTCCTCTACATATGCAGCGATGGTTTGACAGGTTTACGTGAAGTGATCGCCGAGACTTTTCCTTTAGCTAATATCCAGCGTTGTGTGGTTCACAAAATTCGCAATACCTTTAAGTTACTGGACGAAAAGGATAGCCGTCAGGTTTTACGTCAGCTTAAGGAAGTTTACAACGCTGTCAACGAGGCCGAAGCCCGCAGGAAATTGGAAGATTTCCAGGTTTTCTGGCAAGGCAAATACGATCTGGTTGTAGACTTGTGGCTCAAAGATTGGGATGATTTAATGAGATGTATGCAATTGAGTCCGACGCTGAAAAAGTTGATTTACACGACCAATGCCATCGAAAACCTCAACCGGGAAATTCGCCGGGTGACTAAGGCCAAAGGCGCATGGGTCAGCGAACGAGCTTTGCTTATTCAGTTGTTCTTAGCACTGGAACGTAAAAAAAACAGCTGGAATAAATCAGTAAGAACATGGAGTGCTATTCGACGTGAATTAACGCTAGCACATGGGGATCGATTTACCAAACATATTTCCTAA
- a CDS encoding DUF2200 domain-containing protein, which yields MKDTSKHDERIAKMTFASVYPHYITKVENKGRTKAELHQVIEWLTGYGEEKLQALITEKVTFEKFFEDATLHPNAHLIKGVICGYRVEEIETPLTQQVRYLDKLVDELAKGRKMDKILRNE from the coding sequence ATGAAAGATACCAGCAAACACGATGAACGTATTGCAAAAATGACCTTTGCTTCGGTCTACCCACATTATATCACCAAAGTTGAGAATAAAGGCAGGACAAAAGCAGAGCTCCATCAAGTCATTGAGTGGTTAACCGGTTATGGAGAAGAAAAGCTACAAGCGCTGATCACCGAAAAAGTAACTTTTGAAAAATTCTTTGAAGATGCTACCCTACACCCAAATGCGCATTTAATCAAGGGTGTCATCTGTGGCTATCGGGTGGAAGAAATCGAAACGCCCTTAACCCAACAGGTCAGGTACCTGGACAAGTTGGTGGATGAATTGGCTAAAGGACGTAAAATGGACAAAATCCTCCGTAATGAATAA
- a CDS encoding T9SS type A sorting domain-containing protein, with protein sequence MNTKLLLFFLLAFSTLANAQVAFEQNVVIDSTYGVINPRACAVADIDNDGFKDLLIAGYSDVVWVRSIDGMGGFAKVSPISTEFIDAGKVAAADFDGDNDVDVVILARSDNNSYEVLYAENTDGLGSFAEPVALANTAALIFLNLQVLDMDNDGDMDIAYSSNDNISWLENTDGQASFTDHYLLGDNQGFYAVDVDGDNISDIIADFGDDLRAYKLNPDGTLSFLETMNTFSLNQDFKAGDLDDDGDNDVVTLFENGLTRQIHWYENIDGLGTFSNRQILLSLPSISGSTNNDQKGLEIIDIDNDNLVDVVVFESRSGGMSWYKNLGSAVFGPEQIVTDQIPTLSSITISDLDNDGAPDILFTDYALNEYSWFKNQDGLGDFGSRLRISSYAYFINHVDYGDIDGDGDLDLVSSSHADNKVAWYENTNGLGDFSNIQQLISTTTDGARDVFAVDLDGDLDQDVLVSASLDASTNEYQLLWFENDGTGTFTTEHIFETTMEDILRINYADVDNDGDMDVICGQENSVLALYKNNGDGTFAPPVVFSETGFAYLTSLEVADLDGDGDIDVLASYISDEIIWHENVDGLGDLSVKHIIIEDMPSATAISVADLDGDDDNDVLFASRSSSDVGYFLNEDGLGTFGPKVITSEIPQNPNAIYSMDVDGDGDMDMVAHSSEGQRFIWFPNDGSASFGDPVEISSLIKRISHITSADIDGDGKTDLITSSYDDDQVAWFRNLGTLFNNTISGVVRLDANADGCDAADAIIPNVLIQTENNNNTFATFTQPDGSYSLQANQEIFTTAISSALPTYYTSNPASHTFDFIGLSNTTSDADFCVEANQTVNDLGIVVYPDQDEPRPGFETTYRLIYKNNGTTPLTGTIDFQFDGAKLNFLNASETIAAQTTNSLTFNYTDLIPFETRSIDLAFEVFPPPTTSIDDVLNATATITPLAGDANEADNSFNLVQTVIGAYDPNDIRVLEGEEITIEEAEKYLHYIIRFQNTGTASAINIRVNNVLDDKFDWSTLQLEDLSHPGRVEITDGNIVNFLFNNINLPDSTTNEPASHGFIAYKIKPRNDVVVGDIFSSTADIYFDFNPPITTNTATTEIVNPSSVTDFEHQRIKLFPNPASSRLTIAAETPINLLRIYDLSGRVQKMLIPNGETVNIDVSDLVKGLYFVEVKSVDGIEMLKFIKL encoded by the coding sequence ATGAATACCAAATTGCTCCTTTTCTTTCTCCTCGCTTTTTCTACGCTTGCAAATGCCCAGGTCGCATTCGAACAAAATGTCGTGATCGACAGCACTTACGGAGTCATTAACCCTCGCGCCTGTGCCGTTGCGGACATCGACAACGACGGCTTTAAAGATCTCCTGATCGCCGGCTACAGCGATGTCGTCTGGGTGAGAAGTATCGACGGAATGGGGGGCTTTGCCAAGGTCAGCCCCATCTCCACGGAATTTATTGATGCCGGCAAGGTAGCCGCCGCAGATTTTGATGGTGATAATGATGTCGACGTGGTGATCTTAGCGCGGAGCGACAATAATTCTTACGAGGTCCTTTATGCGGAAAATACCGATGGCCTGGGTTCCTTTGCGGAACCCGTCGCTTTGGCCAATACCGCAGCCTTGATTTTTCTGAATCTGCAAGTGCTCGATATGGACAATGATGGCGATATGGACATTGCTTATTCGAGCAACGATAATATTTCCTGGCTGGAAAACACGGATGGGCAAGCCAGCTTCACCGATCATTATTTGTTGGGTGACAACCAGGGGTTTTATGCCGTTGACGTCGATGGCGACAATATTTCCGACATTATCGCAGATTTTGGCGATGATCTGAGGGCCTACAAACTCAATCCCGACGGCACCCTTTCGTTCCTTGAAACCATGAATACCTTCTCTTTAAACCAGGATTTCAAAGCTGGCGACCTTGATGATGATGGCGACAATGACGTGGTCACTCTTTTCGAAAATGGCTTAACCCGCCAAATCCACTGGTACGAGAATATCGACGGCTTGGGAACCTTTAGCAATCGGCAAATTTTGCTGAGCCTGCCTTCCATTTCCGGCTCTACCAATAATGACCAAAAAGGCCTGGAAATCATTGATATTGACAACGACAATCTGGTGGACGTCGTGGTTTTTGAATCTCGAAGTGGCGGCATGTCCTGGTACAAAAATTTGGGAAGTGCCGTATTTGGTCCAGAACAGATCGTAACGGATCAAATACCTACACTAAGCAGTATTACCATCTCAGATCTAGACAATGATGGCGCACCTGATATTCTCTTCACAGATTATGCCTTGAACGAATATTCCTGGTTCAAAAACCAGGATGGCTTAGGAGATTTTGGCAGCAGATTAAGGATTTCCTCTTATGCCTACTTCATAAACCATGTAGATTATGGCGATATAGATGGCGATGGGGACCTGGATTTGGTGTCTTCTTCTCATGCCGACAACAAAGTGGCCTGGTACGAAAACACCAATGGACTAGGTGATTTCTCTAACATTCAGCAGTTGATTTCCACCACCACCGATGGTGCCCGAGACGTTTTTGCCGTAGACCTGGATGGGGACCTGGACCAGGACGTTCTGGTATCAGCCTCCCTGGATGCTTCCACCAACGAATACCAACTCCTCTGGTTTGAAAATGACGGAACGGGCACCTTTACGACCGAACACATTTTTGAAACCACTATGGAAGACATCCTGAGAATCAACTATGCAGATGTAGATAACGACGGAGATATGGACGTGATTTGTGGTCAGGAAAATAGCGTACTGGCCTTGTACAAAAACAACGGAGACGGCACTTTTGCCCCGCCAGTGGTCTTCTCTGAAACGGGATTTGCCTATCTAACGAGCCTGGAGGTGGCGGACCTGGACGGCGATGGTGATATCGACGTTTTAGCTTCCTACATCAGTGATGAAATCATCTGGCACGAGAACGTTGACGGCCTGGGTGATTTGAGCGTCAAGCATATCATTATTGAAGACATGCCCTCTGCTACCGCTATCTCGGTGGCAGACCTGGATGGAGATGATGACAATGATGTGCTGTTCGCCAGCAGGTCGAGCAGTGATGTCGGCTATTTTCTCAACGAAGACGGGCTAGGTACTTTTGGGCCGAAGGTCATCACCTCGGAGATCCCGCAAAACCCCAATGCTATTTACAGCATGGATGTAGATGGCGATGGAGATATGGACATGGTTGCCCATTCTTCCGAAGGACAAAGATTCATTTGGTTTCCCAATGACGGGAGTGCCAGTTTTGGCGATCCCGTAGAAATCTCCAGCTTGATCAAAAGAATCAGCCATATCACCTCAGCCGATATCGATGGTGACGGAAAAACGGATCTGATCACCTCGTCCTATGACGATGACCAGGTAGCTTGGTTCAGGAATTTGGGGACTTTATTCAATAACACCATTTCCGGAGTCGTTCGTTTAGATGCCAATGCAGACGGTTGTGATGCCGCTGATGCCATCATTCCAAATGTGCTGATCCAAACAGAGAATAACAACAACACTTTCGCCACCTTTACCCAGCCCGATGGCAGTTATAGCTTGCAAGCCAACCAGGAGATTTTCACCACGGCTATTTCTTCGGCTTTGCCAACGTACTACACGAGCAACCCCGCTAGTCATACCTTCGACTTTATCGGATTGAGCAACACGACCAGCGATGCCGATTTTTGTGTAGAAGCCAATCAAACGGTCAATGACCTTGGTATCGTTGTTTATCCAGACCAGGACGAGCCCAGACCTGGATTTGAAACTACCTATCGCTTGATTTACAAAAACAACGGGACGACACCCCTCACGGGTACCATCGACTTTCAGTTTGATGGCGCTAAGCTAAATTTCCTCAACGCATCCGAAACCATTGCGGCCCAAACGACCAACAGCCTAACGTTTAACTACACGGACCTAATTCCTTTTGAGACGCGGTCTATTGATTTGGCTTTTGAAGTGTTTCCTCCACCGACCACCAGCATTGATGATGTGCTAAATGCCACCGCCACCATTACACCACTTGCCGGAGACGCCAATGAGGCCGACAATAGCTTCAACTTAGTGCAAACCGTCATCGGTGCTTACGATCCCAATGACATCCGCGTTTTGGAAGGAGAAGAAATTACCATTGAGGAAGCCGAAAAGTACTTGCATTACATTATTCGTTTTCAAAACACCGGTACCGCTAGTGCGATAAATATCAGGGTGAATAATGTTTTAGACGACAAATTCGATTGGTCCACCTTGCAACTGGAAGATTTAAGTCACCCAGGAAGGGTGGAAATCACTGATGGCAACATTGTCAATTTCCTCTTCAACAACATCAATTTACCCGACAGCACCACGAATGAGCCAGCTTCCCACGGGTTTATTGCCTATAAAATCAAGCCCAGGAATGATGTAGTCGTTGGTGATATCTTCTCCAGTACGGCGGATATTTATTTCGATTTCAATCCACCAATCACCACAAATACCGCTACTACGGAGATTGTCAATCCGTCGTCTGTGACTGATTTTGAGCACCAGCGCATTAAGCTTTTTCCTAATCCAGCAAGTTCAAGGCTCACCATTGCCGCGGAAACCCCCATTAATCTCCTCCGAATTTATGACCTCAGTGGGAGGGTGCAAAAAATGCTAATTCCAAACGGTGAAACGGTCAATATAGATGTGTCCGATTTAGTGAAAGGACTCTATTTTGTGGAAGTCAAATCTGTGGATGGTATTGAGATGTTGAAGTTTATTAAGCTATAA
- a CDS encoding glycosyl hydrolase: protein MPTTFKFLALCGLFLWSVSSFAQETTKDQPDFSGLEWRSIGPALMSGRIADIAIHPQDQNVWYVAVGSGGVWKTENAGVTWASIFDGQGAYSIGCVTIDARDPNRVWVGTGENVGGRHMGYGDGIYLSTDGGQSWENKGLKTSEHISKIVVHPDNSNVLWVAAQGPLWSKGGERGIFKSTDGGTTWKRTLGDEEWTGATDLLIDPRNPQVLYAATWQRHRTVAAYMGGGPDSGIHRSTDGGETWEELTNGLPDGPMGKIGLAISPQQPDVLYAAIELNRRTGAVYRSTNRGASWEKRSEAVSGATGPHYYQELYASPHQFDRLYLMDVRVQVSDDGGSNFRQLQEEHKHSDNHALAFRADDPDYLLMGTDGGLYESFDLAKNWRFMANLPLTQFYKIAVDDTEPFYNIYGGTQDNSTQGGPSRTDKVQGIQNSDWSVVLNWDGHQPATEPGNPDIVYAERQEGTLSRIDMTTGEVIDIQPQPAPGENYERFNWDAPILVSPHDPARIYFASQRVWRSDNRGDNWEAISDDLTRNQERFELPIMGSTQSWDNSWDVLAMSNYNTITSLAESPVQEGLLYAGTDDGMLQVTEDGGQNWRKIEWANVKGVPATAFVNDVKADLFAAKTVYVVLDNHKYGDYNPYLLKSTDAGRTWTKLGTDLPERTLLWRIVQDHVNGQLLFLGTEFGVYFSVNGGQQWHALKGGLPTISFRDLAIQRRENDLVGASFGRGLFVLDDYTALRSVSETQLAQAATLFTPRDAWWYIPRSHLGFDEPKGDQGGGHFVAPNPDFGAVFTYYLKEGYTTAKETRQKAEKEADKVTFPGWEAIEKEAMEAAPKVFLLVRNAAGAVIRQVDGPTAGGFHRVAWDLRHASPGAITGNDFGMPGRLAMPGKYTAELYQQVDGKVSSLSAPVTFTVKRLREGALPGATLAEVEAFWQDFEKTFADFTALAAQLEDAGSYGERLTKGLENTPAAANTLRETMATLSQEMHQLKKAIGGDPDKVQVGEKNNPVVFDRIFAVMRGVERSTYGPTAMHRMSLEAANAQIKEIGAALTQWKAAASKLGKDIQAAGGPWVME, encoded by the coding sequence ATGCCTACCACGTTTAAATTCCTGGCCCTCTGCGGGCTTTTCTTATGGAGCGTATCATCTTTCGCTCAGGAGACAACCAAAGACCAACCCGATTTCAGTGGCCTCGAATGGCGCAGTATTGGCCCGGCGCTGATGTCGGGGCGGATTGCGGATATTGCCATCCATCCGCAAGACCAGAACGTCTGGTATGTAGCCGTGGGGTCCGGCGGCGTCTGGAAAACGGAGAATGCAGGGGTGACCTGGGCTTCTATCTTCGATGGACAAGGCGCTTATTCCATAGGTTGTGTAACCATCGATGCACGCGATCCCAACCGCGTATGGGTAGGGACGGGCGAGAATGTGGGCGGACGCCACATGGGCTACGGCGACGGCATCTACCTCAGTACTGATGGCGGCCAAAGCTGGGAAAACAAAGGTTTGAAGACTTCGGAACACATTTCTAAAATAGTCGTACACCCCGATAATTCCAACGTACTATGGGTGGCAGCCCAAGGACCACTGTGGAGCAAAGGCGGTGAACGCGGCATTTTCAAAAGTACCGACGGCGGCACGACCTGGAAGCGTACGCTCGGCGATGAGGAATGGACGGGCGCGACCGACCTGCTGATTGATCCGCGCAATCCCCAGGTACTTTATGCGGCTACCTGGCAGCGGCATCGTACCGTAGCGGCGTACATGGGCGGTGGCCCCGACTCGGGTATCCATCGCTCTACCGATGGCGGCGAGACCTGGGAAGAACTCACCAATGGCCTGCCCGATGGGCCGATGGGTAAAATTGGCCTTGCCATCTCGCCCCAGCAGCCAGATGTTTTGTACGCGGCGATTGAACTGAATCGGCGTACGGGGGCGGTGTACCGCTCGACCAACCGTGGTGCCAGCTGGGAAAAACGTTCTGAAGCTGTTTCCGGGGCTACCGGCCCGCATTACTACCAGGAATTGTACGCGAGCCCGCATCAGTTTGATCGCCTGTACCTGATGGATGTACGGGTGCAGGTCTCCGACGATGGCGGCAGCAATTTTCGCCAGTTGCAGGAAGAACACAAGCACTCGGACAACCACGCACTGGCCTTCCGGGCTGATGATCCCGACTACCTGTTGATGGGTACCGACGGTGGCCTTTACGAAAGCTTTGATTTGGCGAAAAACTGGCGCTTCATGGCCAATCTACCGTTGACGCAGTTTTACAAAATTGCTGTCGATGATACCGAACCTTTCTACAATATCTACGGCGGCACGCAGGACAACAGCACCCAGGGCGGCCCCTCGCGCACCGACAAAGTGCAGGGCATCCAGAACTCCGATTGGAGTGTCGTCCTGAACTGGGACGGTCACCAACCAGCCACGGAACCCGGTAATCCGGACATCGTTTACGCCGAAAGGCAGGAAGGCACCTTGTCGCGCATTGATATGACGACGGGCGAAGTGATTGATATTCAGCCTCAGCCCGCGCCGGGCGAAAACTACGAACGCTTCAACTGGGATGCGCCGATACTGGTGAGTCCGCACGATCCAGCCCGCATTTATTTCGCTTCACAGCGGGTGTGGCGGTCGGATAATCGCGGTGACAATTGGGAGGCCATTTCTGACGATCTCACGCGCAACCAGGAGCGGTTTGAGCTGCCCATCATGGGCAGTACCCAAAGTTGGGACAACTCCTGGGATGTACTCGCCATGTCGAATTACAATACCATCACCTCACTGGCGGAGTCGCCGGTGCAGGAAGGTTTGCTCTACGCGGGGACCGATGACGGGATGCTGCAAGTGACCGAAGATGGTGGCCAAAACTGGCGGAAGATTGAATGGGCCAACGTGAAGGGCGTACCCGCTACGGCTTTCGTCAACGACGTAAAGGCCGATCTTTTTGCCGCGAAAACCGTCTACGTCGTTTTGGATAACCACAAGTATGGCGACTACAATCCTTACCTCCTCAAGAGTACCGATGCTGGCCGTACCTGGACAAAACTGGGTACTGACCTACCGGAAAGAACGCTGCTGTGGCGCATTGTGCAGGACCATGTCAATGGACAGTTACTCTTTTTAGGAACCGAGTTTGGCGTGTATTTTTCCGTCAATGGTGGTCAGCAGTGGCATGCGCTCAAAGGAGGTTTGCCAACCATTTCTTTCCGTGATCTGGCCATCCAGCGACGCGAGAATGATCTGGTGGGGGCTTCCTTCGGTCGTGGCTTGTTTGTGTTGGATGATTATACGGCCCTGCGTTCGGTCAGCGAAACCCAGCTGGCGCAAGCGGCTACGCTCTTTACACCACGTGATGCCTGGTGGTATATTCCGCGCTCTCACCTAGGCTTTGATGAGCCCAAGGGCGATCAGGGCGGCGGTCATTTCGTAGCACCTAACCCCGACTTCGGAGCGGTATTCACCTATTACCTGAAAGAAGGTTACACGACGGCCAAGGAAACCCGCCAAAAAGCGGAGAAGGAGGCCGATAAGGTGACCTTTCCCGGTTGGGAGGCCATAGAAAAGGAAGCAATGGAAGCTGCCCCAAAAGTATTCCTATTGGTACGCAATGCTGCTGGTGCAGTGATTCGTCAGGTGGATGGCCCTACGGCTGGTGGTTTTCACAGGGTGGCCTGGGATCTGCGCCATGCCTCACCAGGGGCGATTACGGGCAATGATTTTGGGATGCCTGGTCGGTTGGCCATGCCCGGGAAGTACACTGCCGAATTGTACCAACAGGTAGATGGCAAAGTGAGCAGTCTGTCGGCTCCCGTGACGTTCACCGTCAAGCGACTGAGAGAAGGCGCATTACCTGGTGCTACACTTGCCGAAGTGGAAGCGTTCTGGCAAGATTTTGAGAAAACGTTCGCTGATTTTACGGCCTTAGCCGCCCAATTGGAAGATGCTGGCAGCTATGGCGAGCGTTTAACAAAGGGGCTGGAAAACACCCCTGCCGCTGCAAATACCTTACGGGAAACGATGGCTACGCTGTCTCAAGAGATGCACCAACTGAAGAAGGCCATCGGAGGAGATCCTGACAAGGTACAAGTCGGTGAGAAGAACAACCCCGTGGTGTTCGACCGTATTTTTGCCGTCATGCGCGGGGTGGAGCGTTCTACCTACGGCCCCACGGCCATGCACCGTATGAGTCTGGAGGCAGCCAACGCGCAGATCAAGGAAATTGGTGCTGCCCTCACACAGTGGAAAGCAGCGGCGAGTAAACTGGGTAAGGATATTCAGGCAGCTGGCGGACCTTGGGTGATGGAGTAG
- a CDS encoding DUF502 domain-containing protein yields MKGLVVTENKVPPFTWKNYLLNAIVGGLIVILPLGILFLVFQFILGIAATLLQPLTALMGFSADDRGIRVGIISSIILLALLFIIGISVSSEKGKRNFLLVEHLFFHKIPFYGTLRDTIKAFVEREKTPFSDVVLIDCYGTGALMTGLVTDEHPSGLITVFVPTAPNPANGCVYHVPKHLVTYLDCTIEQAMHTVVTVGVGSSDLYNLRRPAEGEKLVIVEEEI; encoded by the coding sequence ATGAAAGGCCTTGTTGTAACAGAAAATAAAGTACCTCCTTTTACTTGGAAAAACTATCTACTAAATGCCATTGTCGGCGGGCTAATTGTTATTCTGCCGCTAGGTATCTTGTTTTTGGTGTTTCAATTCATTCTGGGAATTGCAGCTACGCTCCTCCAACCGCTTACGGCTTTGATGGGGTTCTCTGCAGATGATCGGGGTATCCGGGTAGGGATAATTTCAAGTATAATATTGCTTGCTTTACTTTTTATTATTGGTATATCAGTGAGTTCTGAAAAAGGAAAGCGCAACTTTCTATTGGTGGAGCATCTTTTTTTTCATAAAATTCCTTTCTATGGTACGCTTCGGGATACCATTAAAGCTTTTGTCGAAAGGGAGAAAACCCCTTTTAGTGACGTAGTACTGATCGATTGCTATGGCACCGGCGCGTTGATGACGGGCTTGGTCACTGATGAACACCCCTCGGGCCTCATAACGGTTTTTGTTCCTACTGCTCCCAACCCCGCTAATGGTTGTGTATACCACGTACCCAAGCATCTAGTGACCTACCTCGATTGCACGATAGAACAGGCGATGCATACGGTCGTAACTGTAGGCGTAGGCTCTTCCGATCTTTATAATTTGCGCAGGCCTGCGGAAGGAGAGAAATTGGTCATTGTGGAAGAGGAGATTTAG
- a CDS encoding DUF1801 domain-containing protein: MNKDIQAYNNTQSSEDKAICDQLATIVTAELVEAESKIWHAHPVWFLDGNPIVGYSKQKAGIRLMFWSGADFEEEALSHRGKKFKDASIFYNAASEIQANDLKRWLSKSRTIQWDYKNIVKRKGQLERL, encoded by the coding sequence ATGAATAAGGACATTCAAGCATACAACAACACACAAAGTTCGGAAGACAAAGCAATTTGCGACCAACTTGCCACCATTGTCACTGCCGAGCTAGTAGAAGCAGAAAGTAAAATCTGGCACGCTCACCCGGTATGGTTTTTAGACGGCAACCCCATTGTTGGCTATAGCAAACAAAAAGCCGGCATCCGACTAATGTTTTGGAGCGGTGCCGACTTTGAGGAGGAGGCCTTAAGCCACAGAGGCAAGAAATTCAAGGATGCTTCCATCTTCTATAATGCAGCCTCTGAAATCCAGGCGAATGATTTAAAACGCTGGCTGAGTAAATCCAGAACCATTCAATGGGATTATAAAAACATCGTCAAAAGAAAGGGGCAATTGGAAAGATTGTAA